The genome window CATTTAGTTAACTACGGTTTCCTATGGTGCAAGTTGGGTTCACAAAGAGAGTGGGAGAGAGTTCTGAGCTTAAAAAACTGGTTTTTTGGGTGTAACAGTAGAGAACAGATGAACTTTTAGTTGATTATTGAAACCAGTAGTTTGTTGAGTTTATTCAAATGTTTTTGATTGGGAAAAATTTCAGTAAGGTATACACAATGGGATTAGGGTCTCATACTTATATTCAAATCTAATGACTGTCAAGCTAAGAAGTAAGTTGAAGAAAGTGTTTATTTGAATGGTTACAAGTAACCTAATCTTCTAGCTATTTTGTAGAGAGATATTATAAACGCTGCCATGCAAATTGTCGGTGAGGCAATTGTGAAAATCGTAGACATCCTCAAAATTTCTCCTTCAACCACCATTAGGGTGGCTGATCTGGGTTGTTCAGTTGGGCCTAACACCTTCTTCGCAATGGAAAACATACTAGAAGCTATTGAGCTCAAGTGCCAAAACCAAGGGCTCGATTCTCAAATCCCTGAATTCCAAGTCTTCTTCAATGATCAGACCTCCAATGACTTCAACAGTCTCTTCTCATCCCTCCCTCCCAATGGGCGATATCATTCGGCTGGGGTTCCGGGTTCTTTCTACTCTCGCCTGTTTCCCAATCACTCTCTTCATATTGTTCATTCATCCTTCTCCATTCAGTGGCTTTCAAGAGTGCCGAAGAAGGTGGTGGACAGAAGTTCTCCCGCCTGGAACAAAGGAAGGATCTATTACGCAAGTGCTGCGGATGAAGTTGTTGAGGCCTATTCAGCTCAGTGTGCAGAGGACATGGCACGGTTTTTGCAGGCGAGGGCACAAGAGATTGCAGATGGTGGGTTGATGATTCTAATCTTTCCAGCCCGCCTCGATGGAATTCCGCATTCTCAATTCAGTAACAATATAATGTTCGACATGTTGGGATGTTGCCTCATGGACATGGCCCAAAAGGCAAGGAATATGGTGGTTAGGTGGTCCATTCATATCCAGGGGTTTAGCTAAGatatatattctaaattttttggtttttcttttgggGTGATTGATATTGCAGGGAATAGTAAGCGAAGAGAAAGTGGACATGTTTAACTTGCCACTGTATTTCATTTCCGCCCAAGAGCTGGAAGCGATTATAGAGAGAAACGGATGTTTCAGCATTGAGAAAATGGAGATCCTACATCCCACCATAACTGCACAATCGCTTATAAGCACTCCTCATAAAGGCCAAGCGATCTCGTTCCACATACGAGCTGCCACGGAGGGACTCATCAAGGCACATTTTGGAGAGGAGATCCTGGATCAACTCTTTGACTCATATTCTAGAAAGGTCGAAGACGAGTATTCTCTGATTGTGTCTGCGATAACACTAAACTATTGTGCTGTGCTTAAACGCAAAACTATGAattaggaattgtttttttgg of Vitis vinifera cultivar Pinot Noir 40024 chromosome 17, ASM3070453v1 contains these proteins:
- the LOC100259333 gene encoding loganic acid O-methyltransferase gives rise to the protein MQIVGEAIVKIVDILKISPSTTIRVADLGCSVGPNTFFAMENILEAIELKCQNQGLDSQIPEFQVFFNDQTSNDFNSLFSSLPPNGRYHSAGVPGSFYSRLFPNHSLHIVHSSFSIQWLSRVPKKVVDRSSPAWNKGRIYYASAADEVVEAYSAQCAEDMARFLQARAQEIADGGLMILIFPARLDGIPHSQFSNNIMFDMLGCCLMDMAQKARNMILQGIVSEEKVDMFNLPLYFISAQELEAIIERNGCFSIEKMEILHPTITAQSLISTPHKGQAISFHIRAATEGLIKAHFGEEILDQLFDSYSRKVEDEYSLIVSAITLNYCAVLKRKTMN